The following are encoded in a window of bacterium genomic DNA:
- a CDS encoding hydroxymethylglutaryl-CoA synthase — MSTPDPIGVGIDALGVYLPRYVLPLERLAAARDVPAEKITVGLGAHAMAVTPPWEDTVTLAVNAAAPLFARGEVRRDEIGLLVLGTETAVDHAKPASIFVHELLGLPASCRTFEVKHACYGGTAGVLLAADWVRSPASRGRKALVLASDIARYELGSSAEFTQGAGAAAMVVSAAPRLLRLDPATGVHASSVWDFWRPLDRREALVDGKFSLDCYLDALTGALADWRTARNGDGAGPLLERFAAFLYHTPFPKMAHKAHARLVAGEDGDADARAHAFERSYAERVDPWLALARQSGNTYTASLWLALAWMAEQHASALEERDVALFSYGSGSCAEFFTGRFPTGSAAAAGAIGARALLAGRREVDVAEYEALLRDGPRGGTPPAGYGGVCHLAEVRDHKRVYRSEAWAA; from the coding sequence ACCGTCGGCCTCGGCGCGCACGCGATGGCCGTGACGCCGCCCTGGGAAGACACCGTCACGCTCGCCGTCAACGCCGCGGCGCCGCTGTTCGCGCGCGGCGAGGTGCGCCGCGACGAGATCGGGCTCCTCGTCCTCGGCACCGAGACGGCCGTCGACCACGCCAAGCCCGCCAGCATCTTCGTGCACGAGCTGCTCGGCCTGCCGGCGTCGTGCCGCACCTTCGAGGTGAAGCACGCCTGCTACGGCGGCACCGCCGGCGTGCTGCTCGCCGCCGACTGGGTGCGCTCGCCGGCGTCGCGCGGGCGCAAGGCGCTGGTGCTCGCGTCGGACATCGCCCGCTACGAGCTCGGCTCCAGCGCCGAGTTCACGCAGGGCGCGGGCGCGGCGGCGATGGTGGTCTCGGCGGCGCCGCGGCTCCTGCGGCTGGATCCGGCGACCGGCGTCCATGCGAGCAGCGTCTGGGACTTCTGGAGGCCGCTCGACCGCCGCGAGGCGCTCGTCGACGGCAAGTTCTCGCTCGACTGCTATCTCGACGCGCTGACCGGCGCGCTCGCCGACTGGCGCACGGCGCGCAACGGCGACGGCGCGGGGCCGCTGCTCGAGCGCTTCGCAGCCTTCCTCTACCACACGCCCTTTCCGAAGATGGCGCACAAGGCGCACGCGCGCCTCGTCGCCGGCGAGGACGGCGACGCCGACGCGCGCGCGCACGCCTTCGAGCGCTCGTACGCCGAGCGCGTCGACCCGTGGCTGGCGCTGGCGCGGCAGTCGGGCAACACCTACACGGCGTCGCTCTGGCTGGCCCTGGCCTGGATGGCGGAGCAGCACGCGAGCGCGCTGGAGGAACGCGACGTCGCGCTCTTCTCCTACGGCTCGGGCAGCTGCGCCGAGTTCTTCACCGGCCGCTTCCCGACCGGCAGCGCGGCGGCGGCGGGCGCGATCGGCGCGCGCGCGCTGCTCGCGGGCCGGCGCGAGGTCGACGTCGCCGAGTACGAGGCGCTGCTGCGCGACGGGCCGCGCGGCGGCACGCCGCCGGCGGGCTACGGCGGCGTCTGCCATCTCGCCGAGGTGCGCGACCACAAGCGCGTGTACCGCTCGGAGGCGTGGGCGGCGTGA
- the hpnD gene encoding presqualene diphosphate synthase HpnD — protein sequence MPSALAEAHAYCRDVLKRSGSNFAQAFRLLPPERRAGLEAVYAFCRFVDDVADDEGRKDPAALLARWRDELDRVVAGNATHPIGVALADAVQRFRLPREPFEELIHGVEMDLRVRRYATWDDLYTYCWRVASTVGLLCIEVFGRKHDSATDYAVDLGIAFQLTNILRDVAEDAQRGRIYLPLEDLARFDVSEDELLSGRWSPHVGALLAFECGRARAYYLRASGALDPGDRRALAPAEAMRAIYERLLDRIEARRFDVFGARVTLHRYEKVGLALAAWGRSQLAALT from the coding sequence ATTCCGTCGGCGCTCGCCGAGGCGCACGCCTACTGCCGCGACGTGCTGAAGCGCAGCGGCAGCAACTTCGCGCAGGCGTTCCGCCTCCTGCCGCCCGAGCGGCGCGCCGGCCTCGAGGCGGTGTACGCGTTCTGTCGCTTCGTCGACGACGTCGCCGACGACGAGGGGCGCAAGGACCCGGCCGCGCTGCTCGCGCGCTGGCGCGACGAGCTGGATCGCGTCGTCGCCGGCAATGCGACGCATCCCATCGGCGTGGCGCTCGCCGACGCCGTGCAGCGCTTCCGGCTGCCGCGCGAGCCGTTCGAGGAGCTGATCCACGGCGTCGAGATGGATCTCCGCGTCCGTCGCTACGCGACCTGGGACGACCTCTACACCTACTGCTGGCGGGTGGCGTCCACGGTCGGGCTCCTCTGCATCGAGGTGTTCGGCCGCAAGCACGACTCCGCGACCGACTACGCCGTCGACCTCGGGATCGCCTTCCAGCTGACGAACATCCTGCGCGACGTCGCCGAGGACGCGCAGCGCGGGCGCATCTACCTGCCGCTCGAGGACCTGGCGCGCTTCGACGTGTCGGAAGACGAGCTGCTCTCCGGCCGCTGGTCGCCGCACGTGGGCGCGCTGCTCGCGTTCGAGTGCGGGCGGGCGCGGGCCTACTACCTGCGGGCGTCGGGCGCGCTCGATCCGGGCGACCGCCGGGCGCTCGCGCCGGCCGAGGCCATGCGCGCGATCTACGAGCGGTTGCTCGATCGCATCGAGGCGCGGCGCTTCGACGTCTTCGGCGCCCGCGTCACGCTGCACCGCTACGAGAAGGTCGGCCTCGCGCTCGCGGCGTGGGGGCGCTCGCAGCTGGCGGCGCTGACGTGA
- the hpnE gene encoding hydroxysqualene dehydroxylase HpnE codes for MTRHVVIVGGGFAGLAAGVALAERGLGVTVLEARQRLGGRAYSFRDAATGETVDNGQHAMMGCYTRTLGFLRRIGAAGKLVRQENLRVDLVHPTEGKGSIACPGWPSPLHMLAGITRYRLLSRGERLRALLGGLRLLARHRRRDAALAAATVDELLVGLGQSAHARAAFWTPVVLATLNESPERAAAGPFAEVLARAFFRSRADSQFVLPRVGLSDLYTDDARRHIEAHGGRVESGAPAAALETDGTRLSAVVLRDGRRLAADACISTVTPRALGPLLPPALRAAPALDGLDAFETSPIVSAHCWLDRPVLDGDFVGLLGTTTQWAFNRTRLTGETAGGGQCVSAVISAGREVVGWETSRVAERVLADLRAVLPAARAAALRHAVVVKEKHATTSLTPATERRRPGPVTPLGGFFLAGDWTATGLPATIESAVESGERAAELVAAQWGAC; via the coding sequence GTGACCCGCCACGTGGTGATCGTCGGTGGGGGCTTCGCGGGGCTCGCCGCCGGGGTCGCGCTCGCCGAGCGCGGGCTGGGTGTCACCGTGCTGGAGGCGCGCCAGCGTCTCGGCGGCCGCGCCTACTCGTTCCGCGACGCGGCGACCGGCGAGACCGTCGACAACGGCCAGCACGCGATGATGGGCTGCTACACGCGCACGCTCGGCTTCCTGCGCCGCATCGGTGCCGCCGGGAAGCTCGTGCGCCAGGAGAACCTGCGCGTCGACCTCGTGCATCCGACCGAGGGGAAGGGCTCGATCGCATGCCCGGGCTGGCCGAGCCCGCTGCACATGCTCGCCGGCATCACGCGCTATCGCCTGCTGTCGCGCGGCGAGCGCCTGCGGGCGCTGCTCGGCGGCCTGCGGCTCCTCGCGCGTCACCGGCGCCGGGACGCGGCCCTGGCGGCGGCGACGGTCGACGAGCTGCTCGTCGGGCTCGGACAGTCGGCGCACGCGCGCGCCGCGTTCTGGACGCCCGTCGTGCTGGCGACGCTGAACGAGTCGCCCGAGCGCGCCGCCGCCGGCCCGTTCGCCGAGGTGCTGGCGCGCGCCTTCTTCCGCTCGCGCGCCGACTCGCAGTTCGTGCTGCCGCGCGTGGGCCTGTCGGACCTCTACACCGACGACGCCCGCCGTCACATCGAGGCGCACGGCGGCCGCGTCGAGTCGGGCGCGCCGGCGGCGGCGCTCGAGACCGACGGCACGCGCCTGTCGGCCGTCGTGCTGCGCGACGGGCGGCGGCTCGCCGCCGACGCCTGCATCAGCACGGTGACGCCGCGTGCGCTGGGCCCGCTGCTGCCGCCCGCGCTGCGCGCCGCCCCCGCCCTGGACGGCCTCGACGCCTTCGAGACCTCGCCCATCGTCTCGGCCCACTGCTGGCTCGACCGCCCCGTGCTGGACGGCGACTTCGTCGGGCTCCTCGGCACGACCACGCAGTGGGCGTTCAACCGCACCCGGCTGACGGGCGAGACGGCCGGCGGGGGGCAGTGCGTCAGCGCCGTCATCAGCGCCGGGCGGGAGGTCGTCGGCTGGGAGACGTCGCGGGTCGCCGAGCGCGTCCTCGCCGACCTGCGCGCCGTGCTGCCGGCGGCGCGTGCGGCGGCGCTGCGGCACGCGGTGGTGGTGAAGGAGAAGCACGCGACGACGTCGCTGACGCCGGCGACCGAGCGCCGGCGACCCGGCCCGGTGACGCCGCTCGGCGGCTTCTTCCTGGCCGGCGACTGGACGGCCACCGGCCTGCCCGCCACCATCGAGAGCGCCGTCGAGAGCGGCGAGCGCGCCGCGGAATTGGTGGCGGCGCAATGGGGCGCGTGCTAG